From the Populus nigra chromosome 13, ddPopNigr1.1, whole genome shotgun sequence genome, the window ACATATTTGTTGTAATAACATTTGTTGTCTTCAATTTGATCTTTGGCTTGTCAAGCACCATGCCTGTTCATTCCTTGTATCAAACCAAGGTGTTCTTTGCTGAAGAAAGAGATGCATTGATGCAGATACGAGATTCTGTCAGTTCTACGTTAGATTTGCATGGAAATTGGACTGGACCGCCTTGTAACCAAAATTCGGGCAGATGGGCAGGCATTATCTGTTCAAATTGGCATGTGGTTGGCCTTGTGCTTGAAGGAATCCAGCTCACAGGTTCTCTCCCACATACATTTTTACAGAACATTACTTTCTTGGCTTATCTTAGTTTCAGAAACAACTCAATCTATGGACCTCTTCCTAATCTCAGCAATCTTGTGCTTTTGGAATCCGTCTTTTTTTCATACAACCGCTTCACTGGTCCCATTCCATCCGAGTACATTGAATTGCCAAACTTAGAACAATTGGAGTTGCAACAGAATTATTTAGATGGGGAGATACCACCTTTTGATCAACCGACATTGACCCTTTTCAATGTGTCCTATAATCATCTTCAAGGCTCCATTCCTGATACTGATGTCCTTCAGAGGTTCTCAGAGAGCTCCTATGATCATAACTCAAATCTCTGTGGAATTCCGTTGGAACCATGCCCAGTTCTGCCTCTTGCTCAGCTTATACCGCCTCCATCTCCTCCCATAAGTCCACCGCAGAGCAAGAGCAGGAAGCTTCCAATTTGGATCGTTGTTTTGGTTGCGGTTGTATCAACCCTTGTTGCATTGATggtcatgtttgttttcttgtgttGTTATAAGAAGgcacaagaaaaggaaacacCAAAAGAACATCAGGCAGGTATATTATATACTAATTATCCTGAATTTGCTTCATGATTGACTATATGTTTCCATTCTTTTACAGCATAGGTTTTTAAATTccttttttgtattattgtttcaaattcaaatagGGGAAGATGGTTCTTCAGAGTGGACAGACAAAAAAACGGCGTATTCCCGAAGTGCTGAGGATCCTGAAAGAAGCGTAGAGTTACAATTTTTTGACAAGAATATACCTGTTTTTGACTTAGATGATTTACTAAGGGCATCTGCGGAAGTGTTAGGAAAGGGGAAACTTGGCACCACATACAAAGCAAACCTGGAATCAGGTGCTGTCATTTCCGTTAAGAGAGTAGAGTACATGGACAGCTTGAGCAAGAAGGAATTTATTCAGCAGATGCAGCTTCTGGGAAAGATGAGGCATGAAAACCTTGTGCAGATAATCTCCTTTTACTATTCCAAGAAGGAAAAGCTGATTGTCTATGAGTTCGTACCTGGTGGAAGTTTATTTGAGCTGTTGCATGGTTAGTTCAAGTCCTCTCCATTTCCATCATCTTAATTATATGTGTGTTAATTTATGATCCTCCAAATTCATATATGCCATTAATATGATAAGGAACTACGTAGCTATAACAACTTTGTCTTCTGACAAATTATACCTGTGGCTGCTAGAGAATAGAGGAGTTGGAAGAATCCCTCTGAATTGGGCTGCAAGATTTTCGATAATCAAAGACATAGCCAAGGGTATGGCTTTCCTTCACCAGTCCTTACCTTCTCACAAGGTCCCACATGCCAACCTCAAATCATCTAATGTACTAATCCACAGAGATCGCCACAGCTACCACTCGAAGCTGACAAACTATGGCTTCTTGCCTCTGCTGCCTTCTCGGAAATTATCCGAAAGGCTAGCTGTTGGCAGGTCACCGGAATTCTGCCAAGGAAAGAAGCTAACACACAAAGCTGATGTATACTGTTTTGGCATTATCCTATTAGAAGTCATAACAGGGAAGATTCCAGGAGGGACTTCACCAGAAGGAAACTATGAAAAAGCAGATGATCTTTCTGATTGGGTTAGAATGGTAGTGAATAATGATTGGTCAACAGACATATTAGATGTAGAGATCTTGGCTTCAAGAGAGGGGCATAATGAGATGATGAAGCTGACAGAGATAGCTCTGCAGTGTACAGATATGGTACCAGAAAAACGGCCTAAGATGAGTGAAGTATTGATAAGGATAGAGGAGATTGATCGAACAAACCGAGGAAATGACTAGAAAGAGAATATGTTGAAGCTCTGCTAATTCCCCATTCTGGCGATAACTGGGCCTTACATGGTGTGACCATCGCAAGGAAAGGATGCCCATGCTTGCAATGTCATGACTTGGAGCTGATTTCAACTTAAGCTAACCATGCGGCAGGGAGGCTGACTAACGGCAGGATTGGTTGGTAGAAATATACAGTGCTCTACGTTTCAACTTTAAGCACACTACAAGATCAAGTGTAATCAGATTGATTATTCAAACTGACATTTTTGTGTTGAATATTGGTTGTGATCTTCTAATGTATCAGTTTAAACTCTGCAGAACACAATTAATGAATTCCCAATTGTTTCATTACCTTTGTCATATGATCCCAACAGTTAATGTATCATAAATGTTGGATTAAGTCGCGCATAGATGGTGTAGAAAATTGGGAAAGAAAAGCACAGGGGCCTAATGCAAGCAAAGAATCATCTCTCCGAAATCGTTGGCTAGCCAGTTTGGTGTGGAATCGGACCAGCAAAGATGAACATGGAAATTGAAACAATGAGCAGCCCAAGAATATGTCAAGAAAGCCCAAGTCCACCCAGTATCATCGACAAGATCTAGCATATAGCTGACCATGGCAGTGAGCCCACGACCATATGCAAGCAGTAGCGGTATAGTATTCCAGGATTTGCCTGGACGCACTGAGGATAACCAAACAATGATGGTTTAATTTAGACAAGGTGGAAGCTTGCACCTATACCCAAACAACTTCATTTCTGAAGGATGGAATTGAAGAGTATATACATGTATGTGATATGAAGACAAGAACTTAGAAAGCAAGTATTGTCACAAGAGAAGTGATAGGTATTATGAGAAAGAAGGAAACCGCTCCACTTGGAGTGAAGAGGCAGCACATATAACCCTACGTGTCAACATGGACTCATTGCCATTCCCCAAGTGTACATATGGCTCCAACTCCGCTTTGGCTGATTTAAGCTACAACACCCCCACTTCTCATCCATGCATCAACCCATctgcctagctagctagctagccacTCTCTACCACTCTTCCCTTCTCGTCTCTAGCCAAGATCAGAGACCATATTGATACCGCCTTCAGTGCTAGCACTTAATTTAGCTAGCTAGCTTGTGGGCTTTTCTTGGACGCATGCTGGCCCCTGAGCTTTAACAACATATATTACGGAGGAGTCCTAAAAGGGAGGGGAAGAAAATACAAGAAGGAAGAGCAATTGCACCTAAGTAATAAAGACACCATGCCTCGCAGACATGCATTTGGGAGGGTTGATGAGGCCACCCACCCCGATTCCATGAGAGCCGCTTTGGCTGAATTTGTCTGCACTTTCGTCTTTGTTTTTGCTGGAGAAGGCTCTGTCCTTGCTCTTGGTACGGGTTATAATACTTCTATTGTTAAATATTATCCCTCGCCATCACCAGCATCAGTATATATACATTTTCAATCTCTTGTATTACTTTCTGCTTTCAaccattttttcctttaacttcGAACTAAACATTAATTCATCGATCATCTTGATTATTTTTGCAAGCAGACAAGTTGTACAAGGAAACCGGGCCACTGGCTTCCGGGCTCGTAGTGGTTGCACTTGCTCATGCATTGGCACTGTTTTCCGCTGTGGCATCCAGCATCAACATATCAGGTGGCCATGTAAACCCTGCTGTTACCTTCGGCTCACTTGTTGGTGGCAGGATATCGGTTATTCGAGCTGTCTATTATTGGGTTGCCCAGCTCTTGGGTTCTATTGTCGCAGCTCTCTTGTTGAGGCTTGTCACCAATGGCATGGTAAGACATTTAGCAGCCTTTGATTATAGGTTGTTTTGACATTTTCTGTCACTGATTTCACTCGTTTCTCAGTGATAAAATAACTAGGCTCTTGATTTTTGCAGAGACCAGTTGGGTTCCATGTGCAGTCAGGAGTTGGAGAGGTGCATGGGCTTCTAATGGAAATGGCACTGACATTTGGTGTGGTTTACACAGTGTATGCAACAGCCCTTGATCCTAAAAGGGGAAGCTTGGGGATCATTGCACCTCTAGCAATTGGGTTCATTGTGGGGGCAAATATCTTGGTTGGTGGTCCGTTTGATGGGGCCTCTATGAACCCAGCAAGAGCTTTTGGGCCTGCTTTAATTGTGTGGAGATGGAGAAACCATTGGATATACTGGGTTGGTCCTTTCCTTGGAGGAGGCTTGGCAGCACTCATATATGAATACATTGTGATCCCCACAGAGCCAGTACCTCGCCATGCTCATCAGCATCAGCCCCTGGCTCCTGAAGACTATTAGTCGTCTTCTTCTATCAAATTTGCATCATATATTGTCTGTAATTACGTTTACCTTGTTTTGTATGTTCGGTGTCTTGTGTCTTTCACTGCCTTTTGGGTCTGGAACATTGTGATCGTGAGCAGATTGTCTATTGTCAAGTGTAGCCTAGGCCATGAATTATGATGCGTGGAAATAAAGGCGTTACAGCCGCTTTCTATTACTGTATTTTATTGCCTTTCGTCTTCCTACTGCTACTAGGGTAAACGTAATCCTATTGCTTCTTTTTCTTAGTCATATGCGCAAATTTTTTCAAGGCAGTAGCAGCGCGCACACAGAATGAGGACACTACTTCAATGGACTGGGGGATGTCCCGCTGTGTGGGGGCACTACTTCAATGAACTGTCCACCGGGGGGGACAGAGAGAATACAACTAGTTAAATGTTACAATGGAAATGAAATGTAATGGGTGTAttcctatatatactttatcaTTGTAGAATATGAATGAGAGTGTTATGCTCGGTTATAGAATCTGGCTACCCAAGGAGCAAGTTCAGTGACATGAGGTGCTCTTGGATGAGCGGCATAATAATCAGACCAATAACAAGGTGATAGTCTATCTGCAAACTTCCCACCAGAATAGACACAAAATGGCAGCCAAGTTTCACCTCCATTCATCCTTCTCTTCCTTTCTCTAGGGTAAGCCAAAGGTGCCTGTATATACCTGCATTAATTTCAGAGGTTTCGATGAGATTGATGTGCCTGTATATCCTTCTCTTCCTtcctaaaaatgttttttaatcgtCTGAAGTATCACTTCAGAAGTCAAGAATACTCACTATTGTCACAGCTAAGGCATCTCTTAGCTGTGGTCaatccaaaaaaacaataatttgaaGAGTTACAGAAGGGGGTATCCCTGCATTTTGGACTATTTCATCCCAATCTCTCTTGTGCATGGTATAATTATACCAATTTTGTATATAATCAAAATGCCGGTGTTGAAAGGAAAGATGATCTTCCCTTTTTCATAATAcacaagtaaaataataatttgaagagTTACAGAAGGGGGGGGGGGTATCCCTGCATTTTGGACTATTTCTATCCTGAACTCTAACGATTATAACACTAAATCTAGATGAAGGCCACCTAGGGTATCCATTCTTGAACCCATCTGATCGATCCACCATCTCATAGGATGTCCTGGATCTAAGACaactttttaatatagtatactcttctttttatttatttttcactttttgaTGTCAATCCCCTATAAGATGCATGGAATCATGATTTAAGGAAAAAGAACCCCACAGAAGTTATGAAGCTAAACTACAATTATATTGAAAAGCTTACTTGATTGTCTAACCTATCAGAGGTGCTTTTACGCATCCCCTGAGATCTGCCTACAACACTGACATGTCATATTCAACTCCAAGGAGCTTTGGAGCTCCAAAAGGCTATGCTCTAATCAACTTAATCCAATAGTTCAGGTACCAGTTCCATAACCTACTGCAACTATTCACATAGGCAACATCTCTCGACTCATTTAAAAGCCAGATCCCGGTCTGATCCAGTTATCTTCAgcataaatccaagaaatgAATGATTTAATCTTAGTAATCAACCTTGCCTATTAGAAATTAGAAAAGTAGATTTTTCGTATTCAATCTGAAaactaagattttatttaaaccTTTCCATGGGAAAATATGCAATTCTTTTTGTTAATGGCAGAAATTATGGCAGATTATTGGCAGAAATTGTGCCTGAAAATCGGGAAGTTCTGCCGTTGGCATGCTGATGTTCcaccagattttttttctttaacagtTTCAAGAAATTTAACATCATTTTCCTTTGAAGAAGGTTCCATAAGAAAACTACACACGGGGGGCCAAGCTCACAATCTAGTCAATGCTCCATGAAAATAATGTATGGAAAATGATAAAATGTTGAAATATTCCAGCTTATTCCTAAGTCTTAGGATTGTTTTTAGTCATGTTGAATAATTCCTCCTCTGTTTGAGGGACACGTAATTTGCTTTATTTGACCACGTTTGGTTTCCTGTAAAATCGTGGGTTTTGTTATTCATTCTTTATCACGGTGTAAGGCTATTAATAGCCAAGGCTACAGCTTAATAAACACATCTTCTTTGTCAGTCTCTTACTATCTGCAacatatggtatcagagcacacgTGAGGGGCTAGAGAAGAAGACTAAACACTGAGAGGAGTGAAAACTGAGAGAGTGAGGAAACACGCAATCAGttaaggaaaatagagaggagagaAACACTGTGAGGATCGAGTGAAACACAGAGAGTAGGAACACTGTGAGGAACCCATCATTCCCAAATTTTTCTTCAGCAAGAAGAAACAACAATTATGGCATCCGAGAATAGCTTTGTGCAACCTGCTATTCCGCGATTTGATGGTCATTACGACCATTGGAGTATGCTCATGGAGAATTTTCTCCGCTCCAAAGAATATTGGAGCTTGATAGAAACGGGAATTACTGCTGCAGCAGAAGATAAAGACCTACGGGAGAAGACCATTGATGAGCTCACATTGAAGGACCTCAAAGCAAAAAACTACCTCTTCCAGGCTATTGATCGATCAATACTGGAGACTATTTTGAAGAAGGATACTGCAAAGGACATATGGGATTCTTTGAAGAGAAAGTATCAAGGCACATCTCGGGTGAAAAGAGCTCAATTGCAGGCACTTCGCAAAGAATTTGAAGTGCTGCACATGAAGATTGGAGAATCAGTGGATGATTATTTCTCCCGAACTCTCATTATAGCTAACAAAATGAGAATTCATGGGGAAAAAATGGAAGATGtaattatcattgaaaaaattcTACGTTCTATGACTCCTAAGTATGATTATGTGGTATGCTCCATTGAGGAGTCTAATGATCTAGATGCTTTGTCAATTGATGAACTTCAAAGCTCTCTTCTGGTGCACGAACAGAGGATCAGTCGAAGCATTGTGGAGGAACAAGCCCTGCAAGTGAGTCACGGGCTACATCAAGGAGGAAGAAATGGTGGAAGAAACAGTTACCGTGGGAGAGGAAGAGGCAGAGGACGATTTGAAGGAGGAAGAATTGAAGGCAGATTTGACAAATCTGCCATAGAATGCTACCACTGTCATGACCTTGGTCATTTTCAGTGGGAGTGTCCTAAGAGAACTCACGATCACATGGCTAAATATGCAGAAACAAAGGAAGAGATGTTATTGATGGCACTTGTAGATCATGAAGAGATCAACACTGAGCACACTTGGTATCTTGACAGTGGGTGTAGCAATCATATGTGTGGAGACAAAACATTGTTTTCTGAGCTAGACAATGGCTTCACAGAATCAGTAAAACTGGGAAACAACTCCAAGCTTGGAGTACAGGGCAAGGGAAGGATTCGGTTTGAGGTAAGAGGCATTGTTTTTGTGATTCCAGAAGTCTTTTATGTGCCAGATTTAAAGAACAATTTGCTGAGTCTTGGTCAATTGCAAGAAAAGGGCATGACAGTGTTGATTAAGCATGGCAAATGTAAAATCTTTCATGCTTCCAAAGGCTTAATCATCGAAAGCAAGATAACACAAAACAGGATGTTTTGTGTCCATGCTCGGTGCACATCAGAAGGACAACAACGACTTGGAGCATACATGACATCTTCACAGAAATGCCTTCAATCAGCCACCATTGATCAATCAAAACTTTGGCACTGCCGTTATGGGCACCTTAGCTGGAATGGGCTGCAACTTCTTCAACAAAAGGGAATGGTGAAGGGGTTACCGAAATTTGTTTGCTCTCAAACCGTATGTGAAGACTGCTTGAAAGGAAGACAGCATCGCGACCCATTTCCCACGGAATGCAGCTGGAGAGCTTCTAAACTCCTACAACTAATCCATTCAGACATATGCGGCCCAATCAATCCATGCTCCAATAGTAAGAAGAGGTATCTACTTacgttcattgatgattttagcagaAAAGTGTGGATTTATTTTTTGGCTGAAAAATCAGAGGCTTTCGAAATTTTTAAGTGTTATAAAGCAAGGGTTGAGAAGGAATCAGGTGCTTATATCTGTTCTGTCAGGACAGACCGTGGGGGGGAATTTACATCCCAAGAATTCACACATTTTTGTGAAATTCATGGGATTCATAGACAATTAACTGCTGCATATACTCCCCAACAAAACGGAGTTGCGGAAAGGAAAAATCGCACAATTATGAATATGGTGCGAAGCATGTTGTTCGCAAAATCAATTCCTAGCAATTTCTGGGCTGAGGCTGCAAATTGGTGTGTGTATGTGTTAAATCGGTGTCCAACTCTTGCTGTCAAAAATAGAACACCcgaagaagcatggagtgggCTTAAACCTTCGGTTGATCACTTTCGAATTTTTGGCTGCATTTCCCATGTGCATGTGCCAGACAGCAGACGTGTGAAGCTTGATGCAAAAAGTTTCAAATGCATTTTGCTTGGGG encodes:
- the LOC133671658 gene encoding probable inactive receptor kinase At2g26730; its protein translation is MDLAVSNIFVVITFVVFNLIFGLSSTMPVHSLYQTKVFFAEERDALMQIRDSVSSTLDLHGNWTGPPCNQNSGRWAGIICSNWHVVGLVLEGIQLTGSLPHTFLQNITFLAYLSFRNNSIYGPLPNLSNLVLLESVFFSYNRFTGPIPSEYIELPNLEQLELQQNYLDGEIPPFDQPTLTLFNVSYNHLQGSIPDTDVLQRFSESSYDHNSNLCGIPLEPCPVLPLAQLIPPPSPPISPPQSKSRKLPIWIVVLVAVVSTLVALMVMFVFLCCYKKAQEKETPKEHQAGEDGSSEWTDKKTAYSRSAEDPERSVELQFFDKNIPVFDLDDLLRASAEVLGKGKLGTTYKANLESGAVISVKRVEYMDSLSKKEFIQQMQLLGKMRHENLVQIISFYYSKKEKLIVYEFVPGGSLFELLHENRGVGRIPLNWAARFSIIKDIAKGMAFLHQSLPSHKVPHANLKSSNVLIHRDRHSYHSKLTNYGFLPLLPSRKLSERLAVGRSPEFCQGKKLTHKADVYCFGIILLEVITGKIPGGTSPEGNYEKADDLSDWVRMVVNNDWSTDILDVEILASREGHNEMMKLTEIALQCTDMVPEKRPKMSEVLIRIEEIDRTNRGND
- the LOC133670696 gene encoding probable aquaporin TIP3-2, which produces MPRRHAFGRVDEATHPDSMRAALAEFVCTFVFVFAGEGSVLALDKLYKETGPLASGLVVVALAHALALFSAVASSINISGGHVNPAVTFGSLVGGRISVIRAVYYWVAQLLGSIVAALLLRLVTNGMRPVGFHVQSGVGEVHGLLMEMALTFGVVYTVYATALDPKRGSLGIIAPLAIGFIVGANILVGGPFDGASMNPARAFGPALIVWRWRNHWIYWVGPFLGGGLAALIYEYIVIPTEPVPRHAHQHQPLAPEDY